The Leptospira sp. WS60.C2 genome includes the window ACCAAATCGATCTTTCCAACTCATCTTTAAATCCAAACCTTCCGTTTCTGAATTCATAATTCCAGACTCTAAAATATTGACTTTCACCTCGGTCATATAGTCATCTTTTGACAAAAACATTTGTTTTAAACGTTCTCTCAGAGTTTGAGAGGAAAGTTCGTAATTCATGAGTTGGTCTCTTAGAATTCCAAACCGTAATTCTTGCAGTTTTACACTCACAATGGCCTCAGAAGCCATGGCGAAGAATAAAAAGAGAATTCCGAAAAGAGAGAAAAAGAAAAACTTTTTCATTCTGGCACATCGAGGACAAGCATGGTGACATCGTCCTTATATTCTTCATGTTTCTCATCAAGTAAGGCCATTGCCTTTTCTACGATTTCTGCATTGGTTAGGTGGATATTTTCCAAAACAACTTCTGTAAATCGTTCCAATCCAAAAAGGCCACCTTCTTTAATTGGTGTTTCCACAACTCCATCTGTATACAAAATGATTTTATCTCCTGGTTCCACGGGAAAGGATTCAAGAGAATACTGAATGTCATCTCCCATACCTAGTGGTGGACCAGAACTATCAATGAAACGAACTTCTTTTGTGGATGGACGAATGATAAAAGGAGCATTATGCCCAGCATTCACAAACTTCACAAACCCTGGTTCATCAAAAACCACAAAAACACCAGTAGCAAAAAAGGAAGCTTGTAAACGATTTGCAATCACTTCCCCTAGTGAATTGATTGCTTGGATTGGCGCTGGATTTTCTTTCATGATGGATTGTAATGACATCGCCATCACAACAGTGACTAGAGCAGCCGATACTCCATGACCCGAAGCATCCGCAAGAAAAAAACCATAGAAGTTTTGTTCTGGAACTTGGAAATATTGGTATAAATCACCAGATACTTCTCGCATAGGACGGTACAATTTACCTATGTTAAATTTTTTGAACTTCTTAACGGAAGGTAAAAACAATTCCTGAACCTCTTTTCCTATCTGAAGCTCTTGGTTGATTTCCTTGTTTAGCCGTGTAATTGTTGTTACCTTGTTCTGAATCTCTTCTGCCATTTGGTTAAATGACTTTCCCAAACTATCTAATTCATCATCACTTTTAAACTTCCAATTGACTCTGGATTCCAAATTGCCTGTGGCCATCTCTTTTGAGGCAATTTCTAAATCTCCAACCCGTTTGAAGATGGCACGGTAAACTAGGATCGCAAAAATAATGTGAAACACAACACCCCAAATCACGGCATACCCAACTTGGATGTAGAGTTGTTTCAAGCGATCTTGAATGGAAGAGATGTTAAAATGAGTGAATAAGAATACTTCTTTTCCATCCGAAAGTCGAATGGGTAAAAGAAAATCTACAGTAAAATCGGACTCATTTAAATCGAGGCTATATCTTGCTTTGAATAAGTTTCCTTCTTTATCAGAAGAAACCTCTTTTGTTTTTTTAACTAACGACTCAGGAATGGTCTTACTTTGCGAGTCAGATTCTGGCTCTGCTTGGATGAGAGTTCCATTGGCATCGAAAATCGTAAATTTCGAAATTTCGTAGAGTTTTAATGTTTTCCGAAAGACTTCAAAACTCTCATCCCGCTCGCCCGTAAGCCCGATGGTTTGGATGTCAGTGAGAACCGTATTTGCTAGATTTTCCGATTGGAACTGAAAGTTTTTGAGTAGTAAGTCAGATTGATTCTCAAAAATCATCACCGTAAAAAAGATAATATTTAAGAAGGCTAAGAGGGAATAAAAGAGTCCAATCTTAAAGCGTAAGGAATTGGTCGTTTTGATTTTGCTTTTGTTCACGGCAACTACTAGTATTGTCGATAATCAAGTGATAGAAATCTATCACAAAATTGAGAATTTCCATTGGTTTTAAAGTTCGAAATAACAAAGATTGGGAAGCTGGGACTGGCAATTGCTCTTTTGGGCTGGACTTTGCCATTTACTTCCCTAACTGCGGACAAAATTCGATTAAAATCGGGGGAAGTACTCAATGGAAAAGTACAAAATGTGACACCAACACATGTAGAATGGGTGGACCAAGGGAAACGTTACAAATTTCCAAATGAAGAGGTTCTAGGAATTGATGTTGGGTATGATGGACTTCCCGCTTGTGCGGATTACAAAACCTTTGGCGTGGAAGACTGTGACCTCATCCTCACACGTCTCACCAAAACGCATGCAAGTTTTTCCAAAAAAAGTAGCCCTCTCGAATTGGAAACCATCCCAATTAAAAAAATCACTTCTTTAAAAGTGCGAAAGGAATCGGGAACCCCGATCGATCGTTACATACAAATTGGTGCCAAAGGAAAATGGGTTTTTTCCAATAAAGAAATCTTTGGTGTTTATAAATCCTTGGACCGAGGTCGGATGACCATTGAAACCGAAGAGAAGAAACTAGAAACTGCTGATGCTCTTGATTTTGAATCCTTTGAGTACTATGACAAATCGCTCCTCACAAAAGTCATCAAAGAAGAAACACCAAAAGTCATCCCTGGTTATACATCTGTTTCTGAAAAAAAATATGGGAAAGCAGCCTTTTTATTCGGAACCGCCCTTCTCTCAGGTGCGGGTATGGCGTATGAATATAACATGTCAGTCAAAGCCATTAACCAAGACATTGAATACATCCCCACTGGAGATGGACGAGTCTTTTTGTTTGCCAACACACTCAGCAATGACCGGTATGACTTTCATAGACAGAGGTTTACCATCTATGCTGCTGTCTTAGCAACAGTTCTAACCTATAGTTTCATCGATAGTTTTTACTTAGGGCAAAGGGATTCAGGGAAAGAGACTTCTTCCGCAGTCTATTTAAAACCAATTTTGGACTATCGAACGAATTCGAATGTAAATTTCTTTTCAGAAAATCGATTTGTACAAAGGCCCAACGAAGCTTTGCATTACGGATTTAGTTTTGAATCTCGTTTTTGATTAGATCTGCACTTTTCGTAAAAACAAGTTTTTTAGGTTTTGTTTGAAGCGAAAGAAATTCCATTTTAGAAGGAAGGTGTATGGAATCGAATTGAGTTCACACATAACTCCACAATTTCCTTCTTCGTTTTCTCGGCTCCAAAGAACTTTCCCTTTTAAACCCGTAAAACATTCCAAACCGATCCACATATCAAAACTGACTTCCGTATTGCTTTCATAGTTTTTGGAAGTTGGAAGATAAAACAAATTAGCATTGATATGAAATATCGCAGAGTTTTCTTCTTTATCTCCAACATGCATATCCACGGAACTAAAGAGAGGTACAGAAAGCATACGGTCCCGAAAAAAATAGGGATTCAAAATGCCTGCAAAGAAAAACATCATCGCTAGAACCATCGGATAAATCACAAATAATGCAAAATAATCCTGCAGTGCAAGGTCAGGGAATTTGTAAGCAATCCATTCTGGTGCATCCTGTAGCAAATAAACAGAAAGAATCCCGGGGATTAAAAAGAAAATGGTAAGTATCGTATGACGAAGGTTTGGATACTGGAAGAGGCGAATCCCAGATGTGGAAATGTGTTTTTGTACGTTTTGAATCCAACCTTCATGACGATTGTGCCGGCTTAGGATTTCATACTCTTCTAAATGCATATCCATTAAGGTCAAGATATGACCAGGAACTAGAATCCTAGATTTGGCAATGGTGATTTCCAATAGAAAGAACAAAGCTAAAATACAAACAGGTAAAATGATAAGAAGATCAATTTCTTGGAATAGAGAAAGATTATAAAGTCCATGAAAAAAAACACAGATAAAAAATCCTCGAAATAAATTCCCCCATTTGAATACAGGATTTTTATAAAAAAGAAACATCATGGTCAATGCACCGAGAAGACCGCCATTCATCATGTGGATGGGTAGTGCCGTGATCGATCGTAAAACTTGTGACCAAAGACCCGTGTTGATAAAATATAAAATGTTTTCAACAAGGCCAAACCCACCACCGAGTACCAAACCATAAAAGATTCCATCGGTAACAGTGAATTCATCCTGGTTTTTACTAAAGAAAAGATAGATACCTAAGAGTTTTGCAAATTCCTCCACAAAGGAGGAGAGAAAGAATGAATTCCAAAGTGGGCCACCACTTGGCACCAGTTGTAAAAAAATTGCCTGTAAACCAATGGCAATTCCCGCACTAAACAAAGAAAAAGCAAGCGCCGTGTATTGTAAAAATCCTTCTGTAAATCGATAAAAATGAAAACGATAGAACGAATAATAGAATGCCAGCGTACAAAGATTGATGAGACAAATGACCAGACTAGGAATGGAGATTTGAAAGGACATTTACTTCCATTAACGACAAATCAGTGGGCGAAAATGAATCAAAATGATAGGTTTTGAACCCTAAACCAAACGTTTGACAGCTTTTCTAAGGCCTTCTATGGTCAAAGGAAACATGGGAACAACATCTTCAATTGCCTCAATGGTCGGAGCACCCCAAAACCGTTTTGGTTCTGGGTTTAACCAAACCGAATCTGGAAAATATCCAACAAGTTCCTTTAGACATTCTAAACCACTTTTTGCTTTTTTTTCTTTCTCTTCCTTGGAATGGGAATGATACGCATACACATTATAAGGAACTCCCATCAGTTCGTACGGAGCCATATAGGCATCTCCCACAAAGATGAGTTTTGTATTCTTTCGAAATTTTTCTTCAAAGTGCTTCAATGAAATCCGGGATTGGAATTCATGATTGGCATATAAGTATTCATGAAAAATATTATGAAAAAAGTAATTATGTACTTCTTTGAAATGATAGAGCCCACGACTTGCACTAAATAATTTACTCACTCGGTCAGAATGCGGGGTCATACTCCCACCGATATCCATGATGAGAACAAGCCGTAACGAAT containing:
- a CDS encoding PrsW family glutamic-type intramembrane protease; its protein translation is MSFQISIPSLVICLINLCTLAFYYSFYRFHFYRFTEGFLQYTALAFSLFSAGIAIGLQAIFLQLVPSGGPLWNSFFLSSFVEEFAKLLGIYLFFSKNQDEFTVTDGIFYGLVLGGGFGLVENILYFINTGLWSQVLRSITALPIHMMNGGLLGALTMMFLFYKNPVFKWGNLFRGFFICVFFHGLYNLSLFQEIDLLIILPVCILALFFLLEITIAKSRILVPGHILTLMDMHLEEYEILSRHNRHEGWIQNVQKHISTSGIRLFQYPNLRHTILTIFFLIPGILSVYLLQDAPEWIAYKFPDLALQDYFALFVIYPMVLAMMFFFAGILNPYFFRDRMLSVPLFSSVDMHVGDKEENSAIFHINANLFYLPTSKNYESNTEVSFDMWIGLECFTGLKGKVLWSRENEEGNCGVMCELNSIPYTFLLKWNFFRFKQNLKNLFLRKVQI
- a CDS encoding PP2C family protein-serine/threonine phosphatase — protein: MNKSKIKTTNSLRFKIGLFYSLLAFLNIIFFTVMIFENQSDLLLKNFQFQSENLANTVLTDIQTIGLTGERDESFEVFRKTLKLYEISKFTIFDANGTLIQAEPESDSQSKTIPESLVKKTKEVSSDKEGNLFKARYSLDLNESDFTVDFLLPIRLSDGKEVFLFTHFNISSIQDRLKQLYIQVGYAVIWGVVFHIIFAILVYRAIFKRVGDLEIASKEMATGNLESRVNWKFKSDDELDSLGKSFNQMAEEIQNKVTTITRLNKEINQELQIGKEVQELFLPSVKKFKKFNIGKLYRPMREVSGDLYQYFQVPEQNFYGFFLADASGHGVSAALVTVVMAMSLQSIMKENPAPIQAINSLGEVIANRLQASFFATGVFVVFDEPGFVKFVNAGHNAPFIIRPSTKEVRFIDSSGPPLGMGDDIQYSLESFPVEPGDKIILYTDGVVETPIKEGGLFGLERFTEVVLENIHLTNAEIVEKAMALLDEKHEEYKDDVTMLVLDVPE